The nucleotide window GGCGTAGCCCAGTCAATATTTCTCCATCCTGGTCCTTCCATCGTCTTGTTCACGTTCAGCACTTCCAGGTTTGGAGCAGCCCATTCTTTCTTTGCGTTTTGCATAGTTCTCACCCCCTTCCCGCAGTAGTCAAAATCAATCCATGCGCCGGATAAAACGGTAGACGATGAGGCTGCGCATCAACAGGCGCAGACTCGGATGGCTCGCAAAGTCAGGTCTGGGCGGATTGACGAATACGGCAAGCGCTTCGCTTATTCGTGCCATATCCATGTAATGAGCAGCTTTGTCGTGGCCCAGCATTTCGCGAATCTCGCCGACAAACTGCGGCCATTGCGGCAGCATCCGATGGAGCCAATCCGCGCCCTGCACGCCGCGCACATGCTGGTTCAAGCGCACTGCATCCGGCAAGTATTGCTTGGTTGCCCGGCGAATTAATGCCCGATCCATGCCGTGCTGCACGAACTGATCCGCCGGAACAGACAGGCAGAAGCGTATAACGCGCGGGTCACCGCTTGGATCACGCTCCCGAACGCCATAACGGAGCGATAGGCTGGTGCT belongs to Xylanibacillus composti and includes:
- a CDS encoding paeninodin family lasso peptide yields the protein MQNAKKEWAAPNLEVLNVNKTMEGPGWRNIDWATPSDADLYNS